A stretch of Lewinella sp. 4G2 DNA encodes these proteins:
- a CDS encoding SUMF1/EgtB/PvdO family nonheme iron enzyme: MNYWLKATPLFALAVLLISSCGRNDRDSTTNWKMNDTDWGGYESKKDYDGQETPPNMVLIPGGSFVMGFTEEDVPYDWDNIPRRVTVSTFFMDQTEISNDNYLLYLEWTRLAYGESYPEVYVNALPDTLVWRDELSFNEPYVQNYLRHPATKDHPVVGVTWTQAREYSRWRTDRVNEAILIDKGIINPNPAPKDENVFVTDAYTTGQYQPEIRKGVKDYRTGGDRQVRWEDGILQPEFRLPTEAEWEYAALGLQGLQENEKDENYTDRRVYPWSGTGVRYQRHDRYQGQMYANFKRRGGDYMGIAGKPNDGASVTTPVTENYPNDFGLYNMAGNVNEWVLDLYRPLTTQTLNDFENHDLNSFRGNNFQNVKRDPVTGKIAEKDSLGRLQYEYVTDEEAAQRDNYKTGRPFNYLDGDEQSEAVYATNEHTLISDKARVYKGGSWADRAYWLSPGTRRFMDEDKASRSVGFRCAMIHLGGEAEAASGGKKNRFGKDAKKQRRRSRR; encoded by the coding sequence ATGAATTACTGGTTAAAAGCAACCCCTCTCTTCGCACTTGCCGTGCTCCTCATCTCGTCCTGTGGGCGGAATGACCGCGACTCCACGACCAACTGGAAGATGAACGATACCGATTGGGGTGGGTATGAATCCAAGAAAGACTACGACGGCCAGGAAACACCGCCCAATATGGTGTTGATCCCCGGTGGTTCTTTCGTGATGGGTTTCACCGAAGAGGATGTGCCTTACGACTGGGATAACATTCCCCGCCGCGTAACGGTCTCTACCTTCTTCATGGACCAGACGGAGATCAGCAATGATAACTACCTGTTGTACCTGGAATGGACGCGCCTCGCTTACGGTGAATCCTACCCCGAAGTTTACGTGAATGCCCTTCCGGATACGCTGGTATGGCGCGATGAACTTTCGTTCAACGAGCCCTACGTACAAAACTACCTGCGCCACCCCGCTACCAAGGACCACCCCGTAGTTGGTGTGACCTGGACGCAAGCCCGCGAATACTCTCGTTGGCGGACGGACCGGGTAAACGAAGCCATCCTGATCGACAAGGGAATCATCAATCCGAACCCCGCGCCGAAGGACGAAAACGTGTTCGTTACCGATGCCTACACAACTGGCCAGTACCAACCTGAGATCCGTAAGGGCGTCAAGGACTACCGTACCGGTGGTGACCGCCAGGTACGTTGGGAAGATGGTATCCTCCAGCCTGAATTCCGCCTGCCAACCGAAGCAGAATGGGAATACGCCGCACTCGGCCTTCAGGGCCTCCAGGAAAACGAAAAGGACGAGAACTACACCGACCGCCGGGTTTACCCCTGGTCTGGCACGGGCGTTCGTTACCAGCGCCACGATCGTTACCAGGGCCAGATGTACGCCAACTTTAAGCGCCGTGGTGGTGACTATATGGGTATTGCCGGTAAGCCAAATGATGGCGCTTCCGTAACTACCCCCGTTACCGAGAATTACCCGAATGACTTCGGTCTCTACAATATGGCCGGTAACGTCAACGAATGGGTACTTGACCTCTACCGTCCGCTCACCACGCAGACGCTGAATGACTTCGAGAACCACGATCTCAACTCCTTCCGGGGTAACAACTTCCAGAACGTAAAGCGTGACCCAGTAACCGGAAAGATCGCGGAGAAGGATAGCCTTGGCCGCCTCCAGTACGAGTACGTAACGGACGAAGAGGCCGCTCAGCGGGACAACTACAAGACTGGCCGCCCCTTCAACTACCTGGATGGTGATGAGCAGTCCGAAGCTGTCTACGCTACGAACGAGCACACCTTGATCTCCGACAAAGCGCGCGTTTACAAAGGCGGCTCTTGGGCCGACCGTGCCTACTGGCTCAGCCCTGGTACGCGTCGTTTCATGGACGAAGACAAGGCGAGCCGTTCCGTCGGGTTCCGTTGTGCAATGATTCACCTTGGCGGTGAAGCAGAAGCAGCCTCCGGTGGTAAGAAGAACCGCTTCGGTAAAGATGCCAAGAAACAGCGCCGCCGCTCGCGCCGGTAA
- a CDS encoding penicillin acylase family protein, with product MKLPALVLSILLLFLWVLVGSAEGIMGSPLPRLGTFFNPPTGFWTNAATADWTRGQISKVQLEHPLAKGTIFFDRRGVPHIFANTLSEASFLQGYVHAADRLWQMDVSTRATDGTLSAVLGDRTYARDLDQIRKGYRRSAQQEVDTIYQNFPEDAEQISAYSAGINTYINQLAPSDYPVEYKLLGHSPQKWSPYRTMLLLKGMSQALSSRFADAERAATVKTLSPDTYRLLYPDHSAGEEPVIPDASSVAQLPKSRKGQPQPVGRFSSNSEVKPQPLFSAPAAAPQNISAPSKPLLADLHTFPHAFTLMPPDPGNGSNNWAVNARLSNTGYPMLASDPHLTLTLPSIWHEIQIHLPEMNARGVSLPGSPGIMIGYNDHIAYGETNVGQDVTDWFKIEWTDESRTAYVLDGATVAAEIVRDTLFVKGREVEIIETPYTIFGPVPYTEGPYADHAMRYLGHVAVGGQQRKHSSVGTFLQLMRAEGHADYETALRGHVDPAQNFAYADRYDNIAMRPNGFFPVRSSGDGGRPYDGSVSANNWRGFIPFEQRPGQLNPRRGFVSSANQVTTGPAFPYPYTGKFAQYRGRYINRHLEREGVMNQRSMKELQLDSRSLLAEELTPLLLARLNRSQLSDDGKRLLRLVADWDYDYQGNSQATTVFERWKNRVFELTFDELKAEDRDFLLPGKRAWTQLIRKQPQHEIFDIVATTEFRETAATLVQRAFDEILEGLEGGEPEEWAVVRNSRVRHLGAIPGLGSDLITTAGGGTSPRVLRGGHGASWRMVVELGKYPRAWGAIPGGSSGHPGSEAYDNGLEDWTNGRYHELVRWRDWEEAENKSVGRWEFE from the coding sequence ATGAAACTGCCAGCACTCGTACTCTCCATATTGCTACTTTTTCTCTGGGTGCTGGTCGGCAGCGCGGAAGGCATCATGGGGTCTCCCTTACCCCGCTTGGGTACATTTTTCAACCCACCGACCGGCTTCTGGACGAATGCCGCTACGGCGGATTGGACGAGAGGTCAAATTTCCAAAGTTCAACTCGAGCATCCACTGGCAAAAGGGACGATCTTTTTTGATCGGCGGGGTGTACCACACATTTTCGCGAACACGCTCAGCGAAGCCAGTTTTCTCCAGGGTTACGTACACGCCGCCGACCGGCTGTGGCAAATGGACGTCAGCACCCGCGCTACGGATGGTACGCTGAGCGCCGTCCTTGGGGACAGAACTTACGCGCGGGACCTTGACCAAATCCGCAAGGGTTACCGGCGGAGCGCCCAACAGGAAGTAGATACCATCTACCAAAATTTTCCGGAGGATGCAGAACAGATATCCGCTTACAGCGCAGGCATCAACACGTATATCAACCAGTTAGCTCCTTCGGACTACCCCGTAGAATATAAGCTGTTGGGCCACTCACCACAAAAGTGGTCCCCTTACCGGACGATGCTTCTCCTCAAGGGGATGTCGCAGGCGCTTAGCAGCAGATTTGCGGACGCCGAGCGAGCAGCTACGGTTAAAACCCTTTCTCCGGATACCTATCGCCTACTGTACCCCGATCATTCCGCGGGTGAAGAGCCCGTCATTCCTGACGCTTCCTCCGTTGCCCAATTACCTAAATCACGAAAGGGCCAACCTCAACCGGTTGGCAGGTTCAGCTCAAATAGTGAGGTTAAGCCCCAGCCCCTTTTCTCTGCACCTGCGGCAGCGCCCCAGAACATATCTGCCCCGTCCAAACCACTACTTGCAGATCTTCATACATTTCCACACGCCTTCACGCTAATGCCACCCGACCCCGGAAATGGATCGAACAACTGGGCGGTGAACGCAAGACTATCCAACACCGGCTACCCTATGCTGGCCAGCGACCCGCACTTAACGTTAACCCTGCCAAGTATCTGGCACGAAATCCAAATCCACCTACCAGAAATGAATGCGCGGGGCGTGAGTTTGCCGGGTTCCCCGGGCATCATGATTGGGTATAATGACCATATCGCCTACGGGGAAACCAACGTTGGGCAAGACGTCACTGACTGGTTTAAAATTGAATGGACGGACGAATCCCGCACTGCATACGTGCTCGACGGCGCAACCGTTGCGGCCGAAATTGTGCGCGATACGCTGTTTGTAAAAGGCCGCGAGGTTGAGATCATCGAAACGCCGTATACCATCTTCGGGCCGGTTCCCTACACGGAGGGACCCTACGCTGACCACGCTATGCGCTACCTGGGTCACGTAGCAGTCGGTGGTCAGCAGCGTAAACACAGCAGTGTTGGCACCTTCCTACAACTGATGCGAGCGGAAGGGCATGCGGACTACGAAACGGCGCTCCGCGGACACGTAGACCCAGCCCAAAACTTCGCCTACGCGGATCGTTACGATAACATTGCCATGCGGCCAAATGGATTCTTTCCCGTCCGGAGTAGCGGAGATGGAGGCCGCCCCTACGACGGAAGCGTTTCGGCTAATAACTGGCGGGGATTCATTCCTTTTGAGCAACGGCCCGGCCAACTTAATCCTCGACGGGGGTTCGTTTCTTCGGCTAACCAGGTCACGACCGGGCCGGCCTTCCCCTACCCTTATACCGGTAAATTTGCGCAGTACCGAGGCCGCTACATTAACCGCCACCTGGAGCGTGAAGGGGTGATGAATCAACGCTCCATGAAAGAACTGCAGTTAGACAGCCGCTCGCTACTCGCCGAGGAGTTGACGCCACTGCTACTGGCGCGCTTGAACCGCAGCCAACTGAGTGACGACGGGAAAAGATTACTACGCCTGGTAGCTGACTGGGACTATGACTACCAAGGCAATAGCCAGGCCACTACTGTATTCGAGCGATGGAAAAATCGCGTCTTTGAACTCACTTTTGATGAATTAAAGGCGGAGGATCGCGACTTCCTCCTACCGGGAAAGCGTGCCTGGACTCAGCTGATCCGCAAACAACCGCAACACGAAATTTTTGACATCGTCGCTACCACCGAGTTTCGGGAAACCGCCGCTACGTTAGTACAACGTGCTTTTGATGAGATCCTGGAAGGTTTAGAGGGCGGCGAACCCGAAGAATGGGCCGTTGTCCGCAATAGTCGGGTAAGGCACCTAGGGGCCATCCCGGGGCTCGGCTCAGACCTGATCACTACGGCGGGCGGAGGCACTTCCCCACGCGTGCTCCGGGGAGGCCACGGCGCGAGTTGGCGAATGGTCGTTGAACTCGGGAAATATCCGCGGGCCTGGGGTGCCATCCCCGGTGGGTCTTCCGGACATCCCGGCAGCGAAGCTTACGATAATGGATTGGAGGACTGGACCAACGGGCGCTACCACGAACTCGTACGGTGGCGAGACTGGGAAGAGGCGGAGAACAAATCCGTAGGCCGTTGGGAATTTGAGTAG
- the gcvT gene encoding glycine cleavage system aminomethyltransferase GcvT — protein sequence MQTTPLTNVHRELGAKLVDFAGFEMPLTYTSLKEEHQAVREAAGMFDVSHMGEFIIRGAGARDLVQYVTSNDVDKLAEGQAQYSCLPRPAGGIVDDLLVYRLPPNPKMGMSGEHPAYMLVVNAGNIVKDWQWIEQHNTFGAEMIDISADTALLAVQGPKATAILQTLTQHDLTAIPYYQFKRGSLAGVDNVILSATGYTGSGGFELYLQADKATEVWSAILKAGKEEGLIPCGLGARDTLRLEKGYCLYGNDINDTTTPLEAGLGWITKLAGDDFVGKDHLVQQKEAGLGRRLVGFKVNGRRSPRNGHGLLDAEGNPIGEVTSGTHAPSLDYPIGMGYVAIGNHRPGTKIQVDLGRKTMEAEVVKLPFLP from the coding sequence ATGCAAACTACTCCCCTTACGAACGTCCACCGGGAACTTGGTGCTAAACTGGTCGATTTTGCGGGCTTCGAAATGCCCCTTACCTATACTAGTCTTAAGGAGGAACACCAAGCCGTTCGGGAAGCTGCGGGAATGTTTGACGTCTCCCACATGGGCGAGTTCATCATCCGCGGAGCTGGTGCTCGGGATCTCGTTCAGTACGTGACCAGTAACGACGTAGATAAGCTAGCCGAAGGGCAGGCGCAGTACAGTTGCCTGCCTCGCCCTGCAGGTGGTATTGTGGACGACCTCCTGGTCTACCGTCTTCCCCCCAACCCTAAGATGGGTATGTCTGGCGAACACCCCGCCTACATGCTGGTGGTGAACGCTGGTAACATCGTAAAGGATTGGCAGTGGATTGAGCAGCACAACACATTCGGTGCTGAGATGATTGACATCTCCGCGGATACGGCGCTCCTTGCCGTTCAGGGTCCAAAGGCGACCGCTATCCTTCAAACATTGACGCAGCATGACCTAACTGCTATCCCTTACTATCAATTCAAACGGGGGAGCCTGGCTGGAGTAGACAATGTGATTCTCTCCGCCACGGGGTATACCGGGTCGGGTGGCTTTGAGCTTTACCTCCAAGCGGATAAAGCTACCGAAGTTTGGTCCGCCATCCTCAAGGCCGGAAAAGAAGAAGGTCTGATACCTTGCGGCCTCGGCGCGCGCGATACCCTTCGGCTGGAGAAAGGTTACTGTCTCTACGGTAACGACATTAATGATACGACCACGCCACTGGAGGCGGGCCTTGGATGGATCACCAAACTGGCGGGAGACGATTTTGTGGGTAAGGATCATCTCGTCCAACAAAAGGAAGCCGGCCTCGGTCGCCGTCTGGTAGGCTTCAAGGTCAATGGTCGGCGTTCGCCCCGAAATGGCCACGGCCTACTAGATGCGGAAGGTAATCCAATTGGGGAAGTCACTAGTGGCACCCATGCACCCAGCCTCGATTACCCCATCGGTATGGGTTACGTAGCGATTGGCAATCACCGGCCGGGCACGAAAATTCAGGTTGATCTTGGCCGTAAAACGATGGAGGCGGAAGTCGTAAAGCTTCCATTTCTGCCTTAA
- a CDS encoding sensor histidine kinase KdpD — MRKLPPIIYLILVYMFLAFGWWTILLMRKNTEVYNAQVEKLALRMAVEQRIEQPKDFKLTPEYATMTRQLERQQYMVIGEALLLATLLIIGLVVLFRNLKREISAAEQQRNFLLSITHELKSPLAGIRLILETFQKRKELKPTIQEKLSTNALAETDRLTALVNDLLLSAKLETAYQLNKEELQLGDIIQDAADRVAVKYRSANLHVDIEPDLPPINGDRMGMMSVAVNLLENAAKYSQPNPVIHTSVQRGGSTELVWEVKDNGMGITDKEKRKVFTKFYRVGSEDTRTTKGTGLGLFIVRQLVELHGGQLELSDNPEGGTVFKIFLPTIKG, encoded by the coding sequence ATGCGCAAGCTTCCCCCCATTATCTACCTCATTCTGGTATACATGTTCCTGGCCTTCGGCTGGTGGACGATCCTGTTAATGCGGAAAAACACGGAGGTCTACAATGCTCAGGTAGAGAAATTAGCCCTACGCATGGCGGTAGAGCAGCGAATTGAGCAGCCTAAGGACTTCAAGCTTACCCCTGAATACGCCACCATGACGCGGCAACTCGAGCGGCAGCAGTACATGGTAATTGGGGAAGCGCTTTTACTGGCTACACTGCTGATCATCGGTTTGGTCGTACTGTTCCGCAACCTAAAGAGGGAGATCAGTGCCGCCGAGCAGCAACGTAATTTTTTGTTAAGCATCACTCACGAACTGAAGTCCCCACTCGCTGGCATCCGCCTCATCCTCGAGACATTCCAAAAAAGGAAGGAATTAAAGCCAACCATTCAAGAAAAACTGAGCACTAACGCATTGGCAGAAACCGACCGCCTCACCGCGCTAGTCAATGACTTACTGCTGAGCGCTAAACTGGAAACGGCTTACCAACTCAACAAAGAAGAATTGCAGCTTGGAGATATCATTCAGGATGCCGCCGACCGGGTAGCCGTAAAGTATCGATCTGCGAATTTGCACGTAGATATCGAGCCAGACCTCCCCCCCATCAACGGTGACAGAATGGGTATGATGAGTGTCGCTGTCAATCTCCTCGAAAATGCTGCCAAGTACAGCCAACCCAATCCGGTAATTCACACCTCGGTGCAGCGTGGTGGCTCCACGGAACTAGTTTGGGAGGTCAAAGACAATGGCATGGGAATTACCGATAAAGAGAAAAGAAAAGTCTTCACTAAATTTTACCGCGTCGGTAGTGAAGATACCCGGACAACAAAAGGGACGGGCCTCGGTCTCTTTATCGTTCGCCAACTCGTTGAACTTCACGGAGGACAATTAGAATTGTCGGACAACCCTGAAGGTGGCACGGTATTTAAAATCTTTCTCCCAACAATCAAAGGTTGA